One part of the Alistipes onderdonkii genome encodes these proteins:
- a CDS encoding site-specific integrase, with amino-acid sequence MARSTFKVLFYLKRQNEKNGKVPIMGRITINGTISQFSCKLSVSPKLWDTKANKAAGKSIAAQRINEKLENIKTNIGKQYQHICDRDSYITAEKVKNAWQGFGDEYRLLMQTFDEYLQDFRQKRVGKDRAASTLEAYTRQRKRLASFLQYEYGVTDIPFKELKRDFIEKYVIYLSTVRGMLPGTIPNAVKKLRLMTYTAFKNGWIPIDPFRGFRVIPQYRDRRFLSEKELQAVINASLPNCKTRVVRDIFVFCAFTGLSYADVKKLTTADIYTDDNNESWIIDHRAKTGTQFRVKLLPIANALITRYSCLSLPGSIIFPVKDRDSMNMSLRHVARHAGLSFNPTIHVAKHHTISI; translated from the coding sequence ATGGCAAGAAGCACATTCAAAGTCCTTTTCTATCTGAAAAGGCAAAACGAGAAAAATGGCAAAGTCCCAATTATGGGACGTATCACCATCAATGGGACAATCTCGCAATTCAGTTGCAAATTGTCTGTTTCCCCGAAATTATGGGATACGAAAGCCAATAAAGCTGCCGGGAAAAGCATTGCAGCGCAACGTATCAACGAAAAGCTGGAAAACATCAAGACGAACATCGGCAAACAGTATCAGCATATCTGTGACCGGGATTCGTATATCACTGCGGAAAAAGTGAAGAACGCATGGCAAGGTTTCGGGGATGAATATCGCCTGCTGATGCAAACTTTCGATGAGTATTTACAGGATTTCCGGCAGAAACGTGTCGGTAAAGACCGCGCAGCCTCTACACTTGAAGCTTATACAAGACAACGTAAGCGTCTTGCAAGTTTTCTTCAATACGAATACGGAGTAACGGATATTCCGTTCAAAGAGTTGAAACGTGACTTTATCGAAAAGTACGTAATATACCTTTCGACGGTACGGGGTATGTTGCCCGGCACGATTCCCAATGCCGTTAAGAAACTTCGGCTGATGACTTATACCGCCTTTAAGAACGGCTGGATTCCGATTGACCCGTTCCGCGGATTCCGGGTCATCCCGCAATATCGTGACCGGCGCTTTTTATCGGAAAAGGAGTTGCAAGCCGTTATAAATGCCAGTTTGCCTAATTGTAAAACAAGGGTTGTACGGGATATATTCGTATTCTGTGCGTTCACGGGTTTGAGTTATGCCGATGTGAAGAAACTGACGACGGCGGATATTTATACGGATGACAACAATGAAAGTTGGATTATCGACCACCGGGCCAAGACGGGCACACAATTCCGGGTGAAGTTACTGCCTATCGCTAACGCTCTTATAACCCGATATAGTTGCTTGAGCCTTCCCGGCAGTATCATTTTCCCGGTCAAAGACCGTGATTCGATGAATATGTCGTTACGGCATGTCGCCCGGCACGCCGGATTATCGTTTAACCCCACCATACATGTCGCGAAACATCATACAATCTCTATCTAA